One part of the Diceros bicornis minor isolate mBicDic1 unplaced genomic scaffold, mDicBic1.mat.cur scaffold_55_ctg1, whole genome shotgun sequence genome encodes these proteins:
- the LOC131403148 gene encoding ral guanine nucleotide dissociation stimulator-like: protein MEDDLQKYKVIRKIQLLQQAASEYDLNPEERFGAWFQAMEPLSVDESYCLSCRLEPTHQKTSKMRLFRRKRNRTSSSSGPTTVPLARSHNPLETTSAAPPEQQGHWDPRGAPGQLFPPHPK, encoded by the exons atggaggatgatctacaa aaatacaaaGTCATTAGgaagatccagctgctccagcaggctgcaagtgAATATGACCTGaatcccgaggagcgatttggggcctggttccaggcgatggagcccctcagtgttgatgagag ctactgcctctcctgccggctggagcccacacaccagaagacgagcaaaatgcggctcttcaggagaaagaggaaccggacatcctccagttcagggccga ccaccgtgcccttggcaaggagccataaccctctggagaccacaagtgcagctcctcctgagcagcagggccactgggaccctcggggtgcaccgggtcagctcttccccccccaccccaagtga